One Epinephelus lanceolatus isolate andai-2023 chromosome 10, ASM4190304v1, whole genome shotgun sequence genomic region harbors:
- the pigv gene encoding palmitoyltransferase ZDHHC18-A, whose translation MTMDVRAVLEFATVTRGLSLFLQAVLNALIPDHDADAFRPPRTEEHLYLDSAVEWLLGGLSHWDAEHFLFIAERGYLYEHNFAFFPLFPVILRGLAETLLWPLSSWLSVRGRLLVAVALGNSALFLLSVVALYALSRIVLQDRRLALLSTLLYCITPANVFMTAAYSESLFAALTFGGLFLLEKGFTFRACLALSIATAARSNGLVNIGFLLYLPSLHAISQIRVYRATTKGHSKVFHYIWAIIRLLLTSILGTAIIALPFCAFQYYGYRTFCTPSVSLERISPALLSLGELKGYRVPDENGPPPLWCMRPLPLLYSHIQDVYWDVGFLRYFELKQIPNFILALPMATLGIMAAYAYFQANPELCLRLGLWETGANKGLDKPLPGMFNPRVFVYVVHSTVLLVFGTLCMHVQVLTRFMASSSPVPFWISAHLLLLNEPLLHRRKTSNPNVQLQTHSRNGCKHTPQNPIIALLPHFKACSPTTQSILGYFLSYWVLGLALHCNFLPWT comes from the exons ATGACTATGGATGTCAGAGCAGTTCTGGAGTTCGCCACAGTCACCAGGggtctgtcactgtttttacag GCTGTTTTAAATGCTCTCATCCCTGACCATGATGCTGATGCGTTCAGGCCCCCACGGACAGAGGAGCATCTGTACTTGGACTCTGCAGTGGAGTGGTTATTAGGTGGCCTCTCTCACTGGGATGCTGAGCATTTCCTCTTCATCGCTGAGAGAGGATACCTCTATGAGCACAactttgcttttttccccctcttcccTGTCATCCTGCGAGGCCTGGCAGAGACGCTGCTGTGGCCCCTGAGCAGCTGGCTGAGTGTGCGTGGGCGTCTGCTGGTGGCTGTTGCTCTGGGAAACAGTGCCCTCTTCCTGTTGAGCGTGGTCGCCCTGTATGCGCTCAGCAGGATAGTTCTCCAGGACAGACGTCTCGCTCTGCTCTCCACCCTGCTCTACTGCATCACACCCGCCAATGTTTTCATGACAGCTGCATACTCAGAGAGCTTGTTTGCTGCGCTCACATTCGGTGGTCTGTTCCTCCTGGAGAAAGGATTCACCTTCCGAGCCTGCCTGGCTCTCAGTATAGCCACTGCAGCACGATCTAACGGACTTGTTAACATAGGGTTTCTACTGTATCTTCCATCACTGCACGCTATTTCCCAAATCCGTGTATACCGAGCAACAACAAAAGGCCACAGTAAAGTCTTCCACTATATTTGGGCCATCATCCGTCTCCTGCTCACCTCCATCTTGGGAACTGCAATTATTGCCCTTCCCTTCTGTGCTTTCCAGTACTATGGGTACAGGACGTTTTGCACCCCGTCTGTCTCCTTAGAACGCATCTCCCCTGCTCTTCTCTCTCTGGGTGAACTGAAGGGCTACCGGGTTCCAGATGAAAATGGTCCACCGCCCCTCTGGTGCATGAGACCTCTCCCCCTGCTGTATTCTCATATCCAGGATGTTTATTGGGATGTGGGATTCCTCCGCTACTTTGAGCTAAAGCAGATACCAAACTTCATTCTGGCTCTACCTATGGCTACCCTCGGCATAATGGCAGCTTACGCATATTTCCAAGCCAATCCAGAACTGTGTCTGAGACTCGGACTTTGGGAGACAGGTGCAAATAAAGGGCTTGACAAACCCTTACCGGGAATGTTCAACCCCagagtgtttgtgtatgttgtACATTCAACAGTGCTCCTGGTGTTTGGAACCTTGTGCATGCATGTACAG GTCCTAACCAGATTCATGGCTTCCTCGTCTCCCGTGCCCTTCTGGATAAGTGCTCACCTGCTCCTCCTTAATGAACCACTCCTTCATCGAAGGAAAACATCAAATCCCAATGTACAGCTACAGACGCATTCCAGGAATGGATGCAAGCACACACCTCAAAACCCCATCATTGCACTGCTGCCACACTTTAAAGCCTGTTCTCCGACTACACAGAGCATCCTGGGATACTTCCTGTCTTACTGGGTGCTTGGCCTGGCCCTGCATTGTAATTTCTTGCCATGGACATGA